Proteins encoded within one genomic window of Amycolatopsis nigrescens CSC17Ta-90:
- a CDS encoding IclR family transcriptional regulator, translating into MTREGSLTLDRGLALLQAVADAGGEAATISELAVTIGASRAAVYRLLVPLSERGLVWRDGNKVRLGVGVLRLAGQVLPQLRQAAHPILRDLAEQVGATAHLSVAEGDQVQAISVVEPSWTNFHVAYRVGTRHPVTAGAAGKAMALRHGGPAWVSTKGELQAGASGVAAPVRGVPGLRASVGVVSLDTLDAESVGARVVAAASALAVVLKPS; encoded by the coding sequence GTGACCAGAGAGGGGTCGCTGACCCTGGACCGCGGACTGGCCCTGCTGCAGGCGGTGGCCGACGCGGGTGGTGAGGCGGCGACCATCTCCGAGCTGGCGGTCACCATCGGCGCCAGCAGGGCGGCGGTCTACCGGCTGCTGGTGCCGCTGTCCGAGCGCGGCTTGGTGTGGCGGGACGGCAACAAGGTCCGGCTCGGCGTCGGGGTGCTGCGGCTGGCCGGTCAGGTGCTGCCGCAGCTGCGGCAGGCCGCGCACCCGATCCTGCGGGACCTGGCCGAGCAGGTCGGCGCGACCGCGCACCTGTCCGTCGCGGAGGGCGATCAGGTGCAGGCGATCTCCGTGGTGGAGCCGTCCTGGACGAACTTCCACGTGGCCTACCGGGTCGGCACCCGGCATCCGGTCACCGCGGGCGCGGCCGGCAAGGCGATGGCGTTGCGGCACGGCGGGCCGGCCTGGGTGTCCACCAAGGGGGAGCTGCAGGCCGGTGCGTCCGGGGTGGCCGCGCCGGTGCGCGGGGTGCCGGGGCTGCGGGCCAGCGTCGGGGTGGTGTCACTGGACACCCTGGACGCCGAGTCGGTCGGCGCGCGGGTGGTGGCCGCGGCTAGTGCGCTGGCCGTGGTGCTGAAACCGAGCTGA
- a CDS encoding homogentisate 1,2-dioxygenase, translated as MPFYRRVGEIPHKRHTRFRAPDGGLYAEELMGVEGFSADSALLYHRHLPTAIVDAVAVPDERGPLQPNHPLKPRHFKTQGLKFGADANAVTDRRRLFGNADVTIGFALATAPSPLYRNAVGDELLYVQGGSGTIETIYGELAIGDGDYVVLPTSCTYRVVPDGQLRLLVLEARGHIGPPKRYLSGKGQFLEHSPYCERDIRGPEQPMLAEGTDVDVLVRHRAGLTRYTYANHPFDVVGWDGCLYPWVFNIDDFEPITGRVHQPPPVHQTFEGPNFVVCSFCPRKVDYHPESIPVPYNHANVDSDELMFYVRGNYEARKGSGIGLGSLSLHPSGFTHGPQPGAAEASIGVEYFDETAVMVDTFAPLDLGEAAEAGEDPGYAWTWSGRGPG; from the coding sequence ATGCCGTTCTACCGCCGTGTCGGCGAGATCCCGCACAAGCGGCACACCCGGTTCCGTGCGCCCGACGGCGGGCTCTACGCGGAGGAGCTGATGGGGGTGGAGGGGTTCTCCGCCGACTCCGCGCTGCTGTACCACCGGCACCTGCCGACCGCGATCGTGGACGCCGTGGCCGTCCCCGACGAGCGCGGTCCGCTGCAGCCGAACCACCCGCTCAAGCCACGCCACTTCAAGACCCAGGGCCTGAAGTTCGGCGCCGACGCGAACGCGGTAACCGACCGGCGACGGCTGTTCGGCAACGCGGACGTGACCATCGGGTTCGCGCTGGCCACCGCGCCGAGCCCGCTCTACCGCAACGCGGTCGGCGACGAACTGCTCTACGTCCAGGGCGGTTCGGGCACCATCGAGACGATCTACGGCGAGCTGGCGATCGGCGACGGCGACTACGTGGTGCTGCCGACGTCCTGCACCTACCGGGTGGTGCCGGACGGCCAGCTGCGGCTGCTGGTCCTGGAGGCGCGCGGGCACATCGGCCCGCCGAAGCGCTACCTGTCCGGCAAGGGCCAGTTCCTGGAGCACTCGCCGTACTGCGAACGCGACATCCGCGGGCCGGAGCAGCCGATGCTGGCCGAGGGCACCGACGTGGACGTGCTGGTGCGCCACCGCGCCGGGCTGACCCGCTACACCTACGCGAACCACCCGTTCGACGTGGTCGGCTGGGACGGCTGCCTGTACCCGTGGGTGTTCAACATCGACGACTTCGAGCCGATCACCGGCCGCGTGCACCAACCGCCGCCGGTGCACCAGACCTTCGAGGGCCCGAACTTCGTGGTCTGCTCGTTCTGCCCGCGCAAGGTCGACTACCACCCCGAGTCGATCCCGGTGCCCTACAACCACGCGAACGTCGACTCGGACGAGCTGATGTTCTACGTGCGCGGGAACTACGAGGCGCGCAAGGGCTCGGGTATCGGCCTCGGCTCGCTGTCCCTGCACCCGTCGGGCTTCACGCACGGCCCCCAGCCGGGCGCGGCCGAAGCCTCGATCGGGGTGGAGTACTTCGACGAGACCGCGGTCATGGTGGACACCTTCGCGCCGCTGGACCTCGGCGAAGCGGCCGAAGCGGGCGAGGATCCCGGTTACGCCTGGACCTGGTCCGGCCGCGGCCCCGGCTGA